CGCGCACGGCGCCGCGGTCCGGCTCGCGGAGCTGACCGGGCAGGGCGCGGTCGGCCAACTGCTGGTGCGCGGGGCGCACGGCTACGTCGCCACGTACGCGGCGGGCGGCTCGGCGGTGCTGACGCTGCTCGCCGAGGACCGGGTGAACCTCGGACGGCTGCTGATGGAGGGCCGCAGGGCCGGGGCGCGGGTCGGCGAACTGGTCGACGCGCACCGGGCCGCGGCGGCGGCAGCCCACCCCAAGCCGGCCAGACCGGGCAAACCGCCCGCCAAACCGGTCGGCGCCCGGACCAGAACGGCGCGCGTCGCACGCACCACGAACGGCAACGCGCGCACCACCACTGATAGTTGACAGCAACCTAGGGAGCACAGCCATGGCCAACACCGAGACCTCGCTGAAAGAGGCACTGGCCTCCATCGAGGGCGCGACCGGTGTCGCGCTCGTCGACTACACCAGCGGGATGGCGCTGGGGACGTTGGGCGGCAGCAAGGGTTTCGACCTGAACGTGGCCGCCGCGGGCAACACGGACGTGGTGCGCGCCAAGATGCGCACCATGGAGCACCTCGGGCTCAAGGGGCAGATCGAGGACATCCTGATCAGCCTGACCGACCAGTACCACCTGATCCGTCTGATGAGCGGCCGGGGCGGCAACGGCCTGTTCCTGTACCTGGTGCTGGACGCCAAGCGGTCCAACCTGGCGATGGCCCGCCACCAGTTGCGCCGGATCGAGGAGGACCTGGAGATCTGAGAGCGGGTCTCAGACGAGGGCGGCGGTGCGGCGGCGGGCTCCGCCGGGGGCCGCGTCGCCCGCCGCGATGCCGGTGGCGCGGTAGCCCTTGACGGACGGCGCGGCCGGGCGGCCACCGTCGCGGGCGAGCCAGTCGACGCGGACCCAGAGCAGGGTGTCCGCGTCC
The sequence above is a segment of the Streptomyces griseoviridis genome. Coding sequences within it:
- a CDS encoding roadblock/LC7 domain-containing protein — protein: MAAEPEVLDELRRLRAQVPQLTGALVTGAEGTVLAQDTPGVDPEAMAALVAAAHGAAVRLAELTGQGAVGQLLVRGAHGYVATYAAGGSAVLTLLAEDRVNLGRLLMEGRRAGARVGELVDAHRAAAAAAHPKPARPGKPPAKPVGARTRTARVARTTNGNARTTTDS